The following coding sequences are from one Microbacterium sp. SORGH_AS_0969 window:
- a CDS encoding glycerol-3-phosphate dehydrogenase/oxidase, which yields MSSPATSLRADVQALRDAEDIDVLIIGGGINGLATLRDLSLQGVSVALVERGDFVSGASSASSHMVHGGIRYLENGEFRLVKEAVTERNDLLKTAPHYVKPLETTIPIYKTFSGILSAPFRLLVTHGRGKPNERGALLIKVGLIMYDTFSRDGGSVPRHTFLGKKKSLQALPKLNPDLAYTATYFDASMHDPERIALDVLHDGIVAGAGRTQAVNYVSAIGADANGVRVRDEVSGEEFSVKAKVILNTAGPWTDLANAAMGLKTQFMGGTKGSHIVLDNPELLAATGGREIFFEHSDGRIVLIYPLKDRVLVGTTDIDADPSKPVVCTDDEIDYFFDLVGHVFPSIAVDRSQIVYTFSGIRPLPRHDDTAPGFVSRDYRIVEDEIAGVPAMSLVGGKWTTFRALAEHLSMKTLQKLRRPHRVSTQGLPIGGGAGFPATPEARRRWVAARTNAHSRELVEALLTRYGTRADLLLEALPAEPTPIEHAPGYYVEELEWIARNEQVVHLIDVLLRRTHLAFVGGMTERTLVEVAEAVAGPLGWDTDRVHDEVERTREILLTAHRVDLAGAGVAAI from the coding sequence ATGTCGTCCCCCGCAACTTCGCTCCGCGCCGACGTTCAGGCGCTTCGTGACGCCGAAGACATCGACGTCCTCATCATCGGCGGGGGCATCAACGGCCTCGCCACTCTCCGTGACCTCTCCCTGCAGGGTGTGAGCGTCGCCCTCGTCGAGCGCGGCGACTTCGTCTCGGGCGCCTCGTCGGCCTCCAGCCACATGGTGCACGGCGGGATCCGCTACCTCGAGAACGGCGAGTTCCGTCTCGTCAAGGAAGCGGTGACCGAGCGCAACGATCTGCTCAAGACCGCGCCGCACTACGTGAAGCCCCTCGAGACAACGATCCCGATCTACAAGACGTTCTCCGGCATCCTGTCGGCGCCGTTCCGCCTCCTCGTGACCCACGGTCGCGGCAAGCCCAATGAGCGCGGCGCCCTGCTGATCAAGGTCGGCCTGATCATGTACGACACCTTCTCGCGAGACGGTGGCTCGGTTCCCCGCCACACCTTCCTCGGGAAGAAGAAGTCGCTGCAGGCTCTGCCCAAGCTCAACCCCGACCTCGCCTACACCGCGACGTACTTCGACGCGTCGATGCACGACCCCGAGCGCATCGCGCTCGACGTGCTCCACGACGGCATCGTCGCCGGAGCCGGCCGCACGCAGGCCGTCAACTACGTCTCCGCCATCGGCGCAGACGCGAACGGCGTGCGCGTCCGCGACGAGGTCTCGGGCGAGGAGTTCTCGGTCAAGGCCAAGGTCATCCTGAACACGGCCGGCCCCTGGACCGACCTCGCGAACGCCGCCATGGGGCTCAAGACCCAGTTCATGGGCGGCACCAAGGGCTCGCACATCGTCCTCGACAACCCCGAGTTGCTCGCCGCTACGGGTGGACGCGAAATCTTCTTCGAGCACTCCGACGGCCGCATCGTGCTGATCTACCCGCTCAAGGACCGCGTCCTCGTCGGCACGACCGACATCGACGCCGACCCGTCGAAGCCCGTGGTGTGCACCGACGACGAGATCGACTACTTCTTCGACCTCGTCGGGCACGTCTTCCCGAGCATCGCGGTGGACCGCTCGCAGATCGTCTACACCTTCTCCGGCATCCGTCCCCTCCCGCGTCACGACGACACCGCTCCCGGTTTCGTTTCGCGTGACTACCGCATCGTCGAGGACGAGATCGCGGGCGTTCCCGCGATGAGCCTGGTCGGCGGCAAGTGGACCACGTTCCGCGCGCTGGCCGAGCACCTCAGCATGAAGACGCTGCAGAAGCTGCGTCGTCCGCACCGCGTGAGCACGCAGGGACTGCCGATCGGCGGCGGCGCGGGCTTCCCGGCGACCCCCGAGGCGCGCCGTCGGTGGGTAGCCGCACGCACGAATGCTCACTCCCGCGAGCTCGTCGAAGCCCTCCTCACGCGCTACGGCACCCGTGCCGACCTGCTTCTCGAAGCGCTCCCGGCCGAGCCCACTCCGATCGAGCACGCCCCCGGCTACTACGTCGAGGAACTCGAGTGGATCGCCCGCAACGAGCAGGTCGTGCACCTGATCGACGTGCTCCTGCGCCGGACGCACCTCGCGTTCGTCGGCGGAATGACCGAGCGCACGCTGGTCGAGGTCGCCGAGGCGGTCGCCGGTCCCCTCGGCTGGGACACCGACCGTGTCCACGACGAGG